The following proteins are co-located in the Bradyrhizobium barranii subsp. barranii genome:
- a CDS encoding tyrosine-type recombinase/integrase, with the protein MTPIAPLIETFLRDTLACQRGASQHTRDSYASSFQLLFVFAADRLKVKPSALTLEQIDAGLVSAFLEHLEDERKNAAVTRNVRLAAIKSFFRFLEYRQPAALEQIRRVLAIPFKKTDTRLVPYLLREELKAVLDAPDPATRDGIRDRAMLHVAVCAGLRVSELTGLKVDDIDLPSMSICVLGKGRRERTLPLWKPAAAALRAWLAIRGQVATPEVFVNARGEPLSRWGFAYLLRQHAATAARKQPGLAKKRVSPHVLRHTCAMVVLQATRDIRKVSLWLGHATLTTTEVYTRGDPTEKLDAMEAIVPPHLRRGVFQPTDQLIELLRRTS; encoded by the coding sequence ATGACGCCGATCGCTCCCCTCATCGAGACGTTCCTGCGCGACACACTCGCTTGCCAGCGGGGCGCCAGCCAGCACACGAGGGACTCCTATGCCTCGAGCTTCCAGCTGCTGTTCGTGTTCGCCGCCGACCGGCTCAAGGTCAAACCTTCGGCGCTGACGCTCGAACAGATCGATGCCGGGCTCGTCAGCGCCTTCCTTGAGCATCTTGAGGACGAGCGCAAAAACGCGGCCGTGACGCGCAACGTTCGCCTGGCGGCGATCAAGTCGTTCTTCCGCTTCCTCGAGTACCGGCAGCCGGCGGCGCTCGAGCAGATCCGCCGTGTACTGGCGATCCCGTTCAAGAAAACTGACACGCGCCTGGTACCCTACCTTCTGCGCGAAGAGCTCAAAGCCGTGCTCGACGCTCCCGATCCGGCGACACGCGATGGCATCCGCGATCGCGCAATGCTGCACGTGGCCGTCTGCGCAGGGCTGCGCGTCTCCGAACTGACGGGCCTCAAGGTCGATGACATCGACCTGCCTTCGATGAGCATCTGCGTGCTCGGCAAGGGACGCCGGGAGCGGACGCTGCCGTTGTGGAAGCCGGCGGCTGCTGCACTGCGTGCCTGGCTGGCCATCCGCGGGCAGGTCGCGACACCCGAGGTGTTCGTCAACGCCCGTGGTGAGCCGCTGAGCCGATGGGGCTTTGCCTATCTGCTCAGGCAGCACGCCGCGACTGCGGCTCGCAAGCAGCCCGGTCTCGCCAAGAAACGCGTCTCGCCCCACGTGCTCAGGCACACCTGCGCGATGGTCGTTCTGCAAGCGACCCGGGACATCCGGAAGGTGTCGCTGTGGCTGGGCCACGCTACGCTGACGACCACCGAGGTCTACACGCGCGGCGATCCAACCGAGAAGCTCGATGCGATGGAGGCGATCGTGCCGCCCCACCTGCGGCGCGGCGTCTTCCAGCCCACCGACCAGCTGATCGAACTCCTCAGGCGTACCTCGTAA
- a CDS encoding group II intron maturase-specific domain-containing protein: MPLTPRQRLRSIRQTIRSWRLGSTRNHWRLEELAKLIDPVVQGWLNYYGRFYRTECVNVLRHVNDALARWTRRKYKRLKGRKVASVYWLGRLAQRDPNLLYLWRVGIRPAAGR, encoded by the coding sequence TTGCCCCTCACGCCGCGGCAGCGGCTTCGTTCAATCCGACAGACCATTCGCTCATGGCGACTGGGTTCGACGCGAAACCACTGGAGGCTTGAAGAACTCGCCAAGCTGATTGATCCTGTCGTGCAAGGATGGCTGAACTATTACGGACGGTTTTATCGCACGGAATGTGTCAACGTCCTTCGTCACGTTAACGACGCGCTCGCCCGTTGGACGAGGAGGAAATACAAGCGGTTGAAAGGCCGGAAAGTCGCCTCAGTATATTGGTTGGGACGGCTCGCGCAGCGCGATCCGAACCTGCTTTATTTGTGGCGAGTCGGCATTCGACCTGCGGCTGGAAGATAG
- a CDS encoding YecA/YgfB family protein: MAVAAMPLAELQRWLQARVDQHPAATNLSMLDGYVAAIVAGPVSMSPLDWICPLLAIDADAFNHGGTPEFAAISAVALRHNDISNTLSTAPDSFAPMHRRKPSGDVDPRPWCQGFYAAMRLKLSAWAPLLDASNVNRGLLLPILLHCRDDQGRPLLGPPRSGRETKNFLRNAHADIPAAVEALRQYWMPIRYARAR; encoded by the coding sequence ATGGCCGTCGCCGCGATGCCACTTGCGGAACTCCAGCGATGGCTGCAGGCTCGCGTCGATCAGCATCCTGCCGCCACCAATCTCTCCATGCTCGACGGCTACGTCGCCGCAATCGTGGCCGGACCGGTGTCGATGAGCCCACTCGACTGGATCTGCCCGCTGCTCGCCATCGATGCCGATGCCTTCAACCACGGCGGCACCCCGGAGTTTGCAGCCATATCGGCCGTCGCGCTGCGCCACAATGACATCAGCAACACCCTCTCGACCGCACCCGACAGCTTCGCGCCGATGCACCGGCGCAAACCCAGTGGAGACGTCGATCCGCGACCATGGTGCCAAGGCTTCTATGCCGCGATGCGGCTCAAGCTATCGGCGTGGGCGCCGTTGCTGGACGCCAGCAACGTCAATCGCGGCCTACTTCTGCCCATCCTGCTGCACTGTCGCGACGATCAGGGCCGTCCGCTGCTTGGACCACCACGAAGCGGTCGCGAGACCAAGAACTTTCTGCGTAACGCCCACGCCGACATTCCGGCGGCGGTCGAGGCCTTGCGGCAATACTGGATGCCGATCCGCTACGCCCGCGCTCGCTGA
- the tnpC gene encoding IS66 family transposase, producing MPSGGVHSIGYAAYKALARGHGGAIQLAFCLAHARRKFVEVYKTTQSPFAREVIERLQAVYAIEAVIRGSSAEQRLAARRTRSAPLMAALNARLTEIVGQLFSQSKLTEAINYALNHWDGLTLFLRDGRVEVDSNTVERSMRPIAMGRRNSLFSGSEGGAESWAILASIVNTAKLHELDPQAYLTDVLERIVSGRTKSHQLHELLAWHWKAARQRTAQAAA from the coding sequence ATGCCGTCGGGGGGCGTCCACTCCATCGGTTATGCCGCCTACAAGGCGCTGGCACGCGGTCATGGCGGCGCGATCCAGCTCGCCTTTTGTCTCGCCCATGCCCGACGCAAATTCGTCGAGGTGTACAAGACCACCCAGTCGCCATTCGCGCGCGAGGTGATTGAACGGCTGCAGGCGGTCTATGCGATCGAGGCAGTGATCCGCGGCAGTAGTGCCGAGCAGCGGCTGGCCGCCCGCCGCACCAGGAGCGCACCCTTGATGGCGGCGCTCAATGCGCGACTGACCGAGATCGTCGGCCAGCTGTTCTCCCAATCGAAGCTGACAGAGGCGATCAACTATGCGCTCAATCACTGGGACGGACTGACGCTGTTTCTCCGCGACGGCCGCGTCGAGGTCGACTCCAACACAGTCGAGCGTTCCATGCGCCCGATTGCCATGGGAAGACGCAACTCCTTGTTCAGCGGCAGCGAAGGCGGCGCCGAGAGCTGGGCCATCCTGGCGTCGATCGTGAACACCGCAAAGCTCCATGAGCTCGATCCGCAGGCCTATCTGACCGACGTGCTGGAGCGCATCGTCTCCGGGCGAACCAAGAGCCATCAACTGCACGAGTTGCTTGCCTGGCACTGGAAGGCGGCGCGCCAGCGCACCGCACAGGCCGCTGCGTGA
- a CDS encoding IS110 family RNA-guided transposase, with protein sequence MDDEVSIIGLDLAKNVFQVHGAGQDGRMILRKKLNRSRLLEFFAKLPRCVVAMEACASAHYWGREIGKFGHEVRLIHPSYVKPFVKRQKNDAADAEAIAEAASRPTMRFVGVKSAEKQASSMAFKVRDLLVRQRTQAINALRGHLAEYGLIVAQGVRHIPRLHELLTIYPDLPDLARGLCQTLLKHVESLSEQIAELEKGLRVRARQDEVASRLMTIPGIGAICATAIEALAPSAETFSKGRDFAAWIGLTPKQNSSGGKDRLGKISRMGRRDLRRLLVLGATAVVRWARRYGPPAGSWLARMLLKKPPKLIAVALANKLARIAWALMVRGGAYQAPASGAA encoded by the coding sequence ATGGACGACGAGGTTAGCATCATCGGTTTAGATTTGGCCAAGAACGTGTTTCAGGTCCACGGCGCGGGGCAGGACGGAAGGATGATCCTGCGTAAAAAGCTCAACCGCAGCAGATTGCTCGAGTTTTTCGCCAAGTTGCCAAGGTGTGTGGTCGCAATGGAGGCCTGCGCCAGCGCCCACTATTGGGGACGGGAGATTGGTAAATTTGGGCACGAGGTCCGGCTGATCCATCCCTCCTACGTGAAGCCCTTCGTTAAGCGTCAGAAGAACGATGCCGCGGATGCGGAAGCGATCGCCGAAGCCGCGTCTCGACCAACGATGCGCTTTGTCGGCGTCAAGAGCGCCGAGAAGCAAGCCTCTTCCATGGCATTCAAGGTTCGTGATCTCTTGGTTCGACAGCGTACACAGGCGATCAACGCTTTGCGCGGACATCTTGCGGAATACGGCTTGATCGTGGCTCAGGGCGTCAGACATATCCCCCGATTGCATGAGCTCCTGACAATATATCCGGACCTGCCCGATCTCGCTCGTGGCCTTTGCCAGACTCTCTTGAAGCACGTGGAATCCCTGTCGGAGCAGATTGCAGAGCTTGAGAAGGGACTGCGAGTGCGCGCGAGACAGGACGAGGTGGCCTCTCGCTTAATGACCATTCCGGGGATCGGGGCAATCTGCGCCACAGCGATAGAGGCCTTGGCGCCCTCGGCGGAGACCTTTTCCAAGGGGCGTGATTTTGCGGCCTGGATTGGTCTCACGCCCAAACAGAATTCTTCCGGAGGCAAGGACAGGCTTGGCAAAATCTCCAGGATGGGCCGGCGAGATCTCCGACGGCTCCTCGTGCTTGGTGCCACCGCCGTGGTGCGATGGGCAAGACGATATGGACCGCCAGCAGGATCCTGGCTCGCGAGAATGCTCTTGAAGAAGCCACCAAAGCTGATCGCGGTCGCTCTAGCGAACAAATTGGCGCGTATCGCTTGGGCCTTGATGGTCCGCGGTGGCGCTTATCAAGCTCCAGCGTCTGGCGCTGCGTAA
- a CDS encoding IS66 family transposase: protein MLDVIPAILRVLRTIRPKYGCRGCTDGVVQAKVLPRLIEGGMASTALVTHVVVSKFAWYLPLYRQVQILAGQGIHLDRATLAGWVKRAAWWLRSLYELQLRMIQAAPRVFCDETPMPVLDPGRHRPRICQFWAHAMDDQPWGGPSPPAVAYVFADGRGTKEIAGQLTGFSGILQVDVCGRPTKCKQNLTSEQACGRVLTCVRPRDATSTRRGPLWNAWIGSNSAMRALWHSSTC, encoded by the coding sequence GTGTTGGACGTGATCCCGGCGATCCTGCGCGTGCTGCGCACGATCCGTCCCAAATACGGCTGCCGCGGCTGCACTGATGGCGTAGTCCAGGCGAAAGTGCTGCCGCGCCTGATTGAAGGCGGCATGGCGTCGACGGCCCTCGTGACCCACGTGGTGGTCTCGAAGTTCGCCTGGTATTTGCCGCTGTACCGGCAGGTTCAGATCCTGGCCGGCCAGGGCATCCATCTTGACCGCGCGACGCTCGCCGGTTGGGTCAAACGTGCCGCCTGGTGGCTCAGGAGCCTTTATGAGCTGCAGCTGCGGATGATTCAGGCCGCGCCGCGCGTGTTCTGCGATGAGACGCCGATGCCGGTGCTCGATCCCGGACGACATCGCCCCCGCATCTGCCAGTTCTGGGCGCATGCTATGGATGACCAGCCATGGGGTGGCCCCTCGCCGCCGGCGGTTGCCTACGTATTCGCCGACGGCCGTGGCACCAAGGAGATCGCCGGACAGTTGACGGGCTTTTCCGGCATTCTGCAGGTGGACGTGTGTGGACGCCCCACTAAATGCAAGCAAAATTTAACTTCGGAACAGGCATGTGGTCGGGTGCTGACGTGTGTCCGGCCTCGTGATGCGACCTCGACACGTCGCGGGCCCTTATGGAATGCGTGGATTGGATCCAATTCGGCTATGCGTGCTCTCTGGCACTCATCCACCTGTTGA
- a CDS encoding transposase has translation MAIRPDVLPTDPAALTEMVLALDAENEKLRVAMQTLKEMIFGKRSERLATLVAEQLALELDDLETSVTPPAAANDDVPAAKPADKPRKKARRNIGALPKHLPRCEQVLEPEVTACPCCQGPASQDRRGRQRGVGRDPGDPARAAHDPSQIRLPRLH, from the coding sequence ATGGCGATTCGCCCGGACGTTCTCCCGACTGATCCAGCCGCTCTAACCGAGATGGTGCTCGCGCTTGACGCCGAGAACGAGAAGCTGCGTGTTGCGATGCAGACGCTCAAGGAGATGATCTTCGGGAAGCGCTCGGAACGGCTTGCCACGCTCGTGGCCGAGCAACTTGCGCTTGAGCTTGACGATCTTGAGACCAGTGTCACGCCGCCTGCAGCTGCCAACGACGATGTGCCTGCGGCGAAGCCGGCCGATAAGCCGCGCAAGAAGGCGCGCCGCAACATCGGCGCGTTGCCCAAGCATCTGCCGCGCTGTGAGCAGGTCCTGGAGCCGGAGGTGACGGCCTGCCCGTGCTGCCAAGGCCCAGCTTCACAAGATCGGCGAGGACGTCAGCGAGGTGTTGGACGTGATCCCGGCGATCCTGCGCGTGCTGCGCACGATCCGTCCCAAATACGGCTGCCGCGGCTGCACTGA
- the tnpB gene encoding IS66 family insertion sequence element accessory protein TnpB (TnpB, as the term is used for proteins encoded by IS66 family insertion elements, is considered an accessory protein, since TnpC, encoded by a neighboring gene, is a DDE family transposase.), protein MIALRSDLKVVLATQPVDFRKSVHTLSALVSEALRANPYCGDVFVFRSKRMDRVKLLAWDGSGMVLVTKWLHQGHFTWPPIRDGVVHLSATQLAMLLDGLEWTRVSPKPVKQPAVVG, encoded by the coding sequence GTGATTGCGCTACGCTCTGACCTCAAGGTGGTGCTGGCGACACAGCCGGTCGATTTCCGCAAGTCGGTGCATACGCTGTCGGCATTGGTGAGCGAAGCGCTGCGTGCGAACCCGTATTGTGGCGACGTCTTCGTGTTCCGCAGCAAACGCATGGACAGGGTGAAGCTTCTGGCGTGGGACGGCAGCGGCATGGTGCTGGTGACGAAGTGGTTGCACCAGGGGCACTTCACTTGGCCGCCGATCCGCGACGGCGTGGTGCATCTCAGTGCGACGCAGCTCGCGATGCTGCTCGACGGACTCGAGTGGACGCGCGTCTCACCCAAGCCTGTGAAGCAGCCGGCCGTTGTCGGCTGA
- the tnpA gene encoding IS66-like element accessory protein TnpA — protein MANAMLDARQEDDSYRRVEVITGERRRRRWTGEEKARIVAESFGEGANISEVARRNGVSRGLLTVWRRQVAAAVVGKAPNFVPIQIGAESGSGTAGEPERISRLQTKPLEIAAPPAKVCGVVEIEVNGARIRVEPGVELATLSTVLAALRGIR, from the coding sequence ATGGCAAATGCCATGCTTGATGCCAGGCAGGAAGATGACTCCTATCGTCGCGTCGAAGTGATCACTGGGGAGCGCCGACGGCGTCGGTGGACGGGCGAGGAGAAGGCCCGGATCGTGGCGGAGAGCTTTGGGGAGGGTGCGAACATCTCCGAGGTTGCGCGGCGCAACGGCGTTTCGCGGGGGCTGCTTACGGTGTGGCGACGCCAAGTTGCGGCGGCGGTGGTGGGCAAGGCGCCGAACTTCGTGCCAATCCAAATTGGTGCCGAGAGCGGTAGCGGGACAGCCGGCGAGCCCGAGCGTATTTCGCGGCTACAGACGAAGCCTTTGGAGATCGCCGCGCCGCCGGCCAAGGTTTGCGGAGTTGTCGAGATCGAGGTGAACGGGGCGCGCATCCGGGTCGAGCCGGGCGTGGAGCTGGCGACGCTGTCGACCGTGCTGGCGGCGCTTCGGGGCATCCGGTGA
- a CDS encoding extracellular catalytic domain type 2 short-chain-length polyhydroxyalkanoate depolymerase, with protein MHVTMLRQHVVGLICAMAVGISPLAAQPSALRSYNAPIGESSVSGISSGAFMAIQFGTAWSSIIKGVGAVAGGPYWCAEANYWYDVITGYWGPIWRATGQCMKGPASDLNIKHFTNQADAKASAGEIDPLSNLARQKIYLFHGYNDAVVYKAAPDAAAEFYRHYLGDGKRGNLFYQTVLGAGHSFVVTKQNDAGLNDCSANKEPYIDQCGYDQAGIILQHIYGRLNPLNRGQLAGTLKSFDQSLYTRPYTPDELSLGDKGYAFVPQDCEQGAPCRVHVALHGCKQDVDQIGPKFVDYAGYNAWADTNSFIILYPQTKPHSYWPTNPDACWDWWSYVNHTDDYVTKSGPQIKAIKAMLDALTGGNATLVSENDQSVSAPQGLTANDASDSSVDLVWFPVSGATTYKVQRAGADRAFQTVGEVAGASFGDSGLTPQTAFRWRVSAMLNGTEGPASEEVIATTRSRPPPCNDPGSCPVGPIGR; from the coding sequence ATGCACGTGACCATGTTGCGGCAACACGTTGTCGGCCTGATCTGTGCTATGGCCGTTGGAATATCGCCGCTCGCTGCCCAGCCTTCGGCATTGCGCAGTTATAATGCGCCGATCGGCGAGAGCTCGGTCTCCGGCATTTCATCCGGCGCCTTCATGGCAATCCAGTTCGGCACAGCCTGGTCTTCGATCATCAAGGGAGTCGGTGCGGTCGCTGGCGGTCCCTATTGGTGCGCGGAGGCGAACTACTGGTACGATGTCATCACCGGGTATTGGGGGCCGATCTGGCGGGCGACGGGTCAATGCATGAAAGGGCCTGCGTCGGACCTGAACATCAAGCACTTCACGAATCAAGCTGATGCGAAGGCGTCAGCCGGCGAGATCGATCCACTTAGCAATCTTGCCAGGCAGAAAATCTACCTCTTTCACGGCTACAACGACGCGGTCGTCTATAAAGCCGCGCCCGATGCGGCTGCCGAGTTCTACCGCCACTATTTGGGCGATGGCAAGCGCGGCAATCTCTTCTATCAGACCGTGCTTGGCGCGGGCCATTCTTTCGTCGTGACGAAACAGAACGACGCGGGACTGAACGACTGCAGCGCCAACAAGGAACCGTATATCGACCAATGCGGCTACGATCAGGCCGGAATCATTCTGCAGCACATCTATGGCCGCCTGAACCCACTCAATCGCGGGCAACTCGCGGGTACACTCAAGAGCTTCGATCAGTCACTCTATACTAGGCCGTATACACCCGACGAGCTGAGCCTGGGCGATAAAGGCTATGCTTTTGTACCTCAGGACTGCGAGCAGGGCGCTCCATGCCGCGTTCACGTGGCGCTGCATGGATGCAAGCAGGATGTCGATCAAATCGGGCCCAAGTTTGTCGACTATGCCGGCTACAATGCGTGGGCGGATACGAACAGTTTTATCATTCTCTATCCTCAAACCAAGCCCCACTCATATTGGCCGACCAATCCGGATGCCTGCTGGGACTGGTGGAGCTACGTCAATCACACCGATGACTATGTCACCAAGTCCGGACCGCAAATCAAGGCGATCAAGGCCATGCTAGACGCGCTCACCGGGGGGAACGCGACGCTCGTCAGTGAAAACGATCAATCGGTGTCAGCACCTCAAGGGCTCACGGCGAACGATGCTTCGGATAGCAGCGTTGATCTTGTCTGGTTTCCGGTATCGGGAGCAACGACTTACAAGGTCCAGCGTGCAGGCGCCGATCGTGCGTTTCAGACGGTTGGCGAGGTAGCAGGCGCAAGCTTCGGTGACTCCGGCCTGACGCCGCAAACAGCCTTCCGCTGGCGCGTATCTGCCATGCTCAATGGAACGGAGGGCCCCGCCTCCGAGGAAGTGATCGCTACTACGCGATCGAGGCCTCCCCCTTGCAACGATCCCGGGTCCTGCCCGGTAGGCCCGATAGGCAGGTAG
- the istA gene encoding IS21-like element ISFK1 family transposase yields MPTQRLSMRRIKEVLRLKHFQGLPERAIARSVGVSNGVVHSYLSRARSAGLSWPLPEGMTDEDLELLLFPAPRPASQSPQRPVPDWSYIDKELRRRNVTRRLLWEEYRAVNPDGFGYTWFCTTYEAWKGRVRPSMRQIHLGGEKVFVDFAGDTIDIVDPLTGEVQPMKLFVAAMGASNYTYAEACPSESLADWIRAHVNLFTFLSGTPTFVVCDNLKAAVSNPDRYDPGLNRTYAEMASHYGTAILAARPRRPKDKAKVEVAVQIAQRWILARLRNQRFFSRAELNAAIKTLVDELNARQMRGFGSSRAELFAELDKPKLTPLPDQPYAFARWKRCRLAPDYHVEVDGHWYSAPYRLIGELVDARIDDRTVEIFHKGQRIASHARAPNRRGHTTIADHMPSAHRRYGKWTPAAVIAAGERIGPSTAAFFQAVIDARPHPEQGFRTCLGILALVKSYGAERLDAACRRGILIKARSVASIRSILQNGLDRTFFDESFEHQPLRHGNIRGRDYFH; encoded by the coding sequence ATGCCTACCCAGAGATTGTCGATGCGCCGGATCAAGGAAGTCCTTCGGTTAAAACATTTTCAAGGCCTGCCAGAGCGGGCCATCGCGCGGAGCGTGGGCGTCAGCAACGGCGTTGTGCACAGCTACCTGAGCCGCGCCCGCTCTGCTGGGTTGAGCTGGCCGCTTCCGGAGGGAATGACCGATGAAGACCTGGAGCTTTTGCTTTTCCCGGCCCCACGACCAGCGTCTCAGAGCCCGCAGCGGCCGGTGCCCGACTGGAGCTACATCGATAAAGAGCTCCGCCGGCGCAACGTAACCCGTCGCCTGCTCTGGGAGGAGTATCGCGCCGTTAATCCCGACGGTTTCGGGTACACGTGGTTCTGCACTACCTACGAGGCCTGGAAGGGGCGGGTCCGACCTTCGATGCGGCAGATTCATCTGGGCGGCGAGAAGGTGTTCGTGGATTTCGCCGGCGACACCATCGACATCGTCGATCCGCTGACCGGGGAAGTGCAGCCGATGAAGCTGTTCGTCGCGGCGATGGGCGCTTCGAACTACACCTACGCCGAGGCCTGCCCCAGCGAGAGCTTGGCCGACTGGATCCGGGCCCACGTCAACTTGTTCACGTTTTTGAGCGGAACGCCGACGTTCGTGGTCTGCGACAACCTCAAAGCCGCCGTCAGCAACCCCGACCGCTACGATCCCGGCCTCAATCGCACTTATGCCGAGATGGCGAGCCATTACGGCACGGCCATTCTCGCCGCACGGCCGCGGCGCCCAAAAGACAAGGCGAAGGTCGAGGTCGCGGTGCAAATCGCCCAGCGCTGGATTCTGGCCCGGCTGCGCAATCAGCGCTTCTTTTCCCGGGCCGAGCTCAACGCCGCCATCAAGACACTCGTCGACGAACTCAATGCTCGTCAAATGCGTGGCTTCGGCTCAAGCCGCGCCGAACTGTTTGCCGAACTCGACAAACCCAAGCTAACCCCGCTGCCAGATCAGCCTTATGCCTTCGCACGCTGGAAGCGCTGCCGCCTCGCTCCCGATTATCATGTCGAGGTCGACGGCCATTGGTACTCCGCGCCGTATCGTCTGATTGGCGAGCTGGTCGATGCCCGTATCGACGATCGGACGGTCGAGATCTTCCACAAGGGCCAGCGGATCGCCAGCCATGCCCGCGCGCCCAACCGACGCGGACACACCACCATCGCCGACCACATGCCCAGCGCCCATCGCCGCTACGGCAAATGGACCCCCGCCGCGGTGATCGCCGCCGGCGAGCGGATCGGTCCTTCGACAGCAGCGTTTTTCCAGGCCGTGATCGACGCCCGGCCCCATCCAGAACAAGGCTTTCGAACCTGCCTTGGCATTCTGGCGCTCGTCAAAAGCTACGGCGCCGAACGCCTCGACGCAGCCTGCCGGAGGGGCATCCTCATCAAGGCGCGCTCCGTCGCCTCGATTAGATCGATCCTCCAGAACGGCCTCGATCGCACGTTCTTCGACGAATCTTTCGAGCACCAGCCCCTGCGCCACGGCAACATCCGCGGACGCGACTACTTCCACTGA
- the istB gene encoding IS21-like element ISFK1 family helper ATPase IstB: MLNHPTHERLIELGLTGMAKAFEEQRRSPDLEALPFEDRIGLLVDREAAERDTRRLTTRLKIAALRQTACVEDVDLRTPRGIDRAVFAKLVEGRWIDRHENLLVTGATGLGKSWLACALGHKACRDNRSVLYHRVPRLFEALALARGDGRYARLLKSLGRAQLLILDDWGLSVLTAAERRDLLEILEDRHGRASTIVTSQLPVDTWHGAIGDPTVADAILDRLVHNAHRLQLTGESMRKRSAKTITLDGQPEH, encoded by the coding sequence ATGCTTAACCACCCAACCCACGAACGGCTGATCGAGCTTGGCCTGACCGGAATGGCCAAGGCCTTCGAGGAGCAGCGCCGATCGCCCGATCTCGAAGCCCTGCCGTTCGAAGATCGCATCGGCCTGTTGGTCGACCGCGAAGCCGCCGAACGCGACACCAGGCGGCTCACCACGCGCCTCAAGATCGCCGCACTGCGCCAGACTGCTTGCGTCGAGGACGTCGATCTGCGCACCCCGCGGGGCATCGACCGCGCCGTTTTCGCCAAACTCGTCGAAGGTCGCTGGATCGATCGCCACGAGAATTTGCTCGTCACCGGGGCAACCGGCCTGGGCAAAAGTTGGTTAGCCTGCGCGCTCGGCCACAAGGCCTGCCGCGACAACCGATCAGTCCTCTATCATCGCGTTCCAAGGCTGTTCGAGGCGCTCGCGCTCGCGCGCGGAGACGGACGTTACGCTCGGCTCCTCAAAAGCCTCGGCCGCGCTCAGCTTCTGATTTTGGATGATTGGGGACTATCGGTGCTCACCGCCGCGGAACGCCGCGATCTGCTCGAAATCCTCGAGGACCGCCATGGCCGCGCATCCACCATCGTCACAAGTCAGCTCCCCGTGGACACCTGGCATGGAGCCATTGGGGACCCCACGGTCGCCGACGCCATTCTCGATCGCCTCGTCCACAACGCCCACCGCCTCCAGCTCACCGGAGAAAGCATGCGAAAACGCAGCGCCAAAACCATCACCCTTGACGGCCAACCAGAACACTGA
- a CDS encoding reverse transcriptase domain-containing protein encodes MKSAVRYADDAVIAFEDHLSGKRLLNVLDKRLGRYGLQLHPTKTRFVDFRFKRPGGRHPATAGTTFNFLGFTHVWGQSRKGKNVVRQITAKDRYARALASVTEWCRLNLHRPFRAQHAHLSRVIRGHCAYYGISGNGRRIRWYHHQITRIWKKWLARRGRHSNLPWSRFRAMLARHPLPTAKIVHQYAVP; translated from the coding sequence GTGAAATCCGCAGTCCGATACGCTGATGACGCGGTGATTGCCTTCGAGGACCACCTGTCCGGCAAGCGATTGCTGAACGTGCTGGATAAGCGGCTCGGTCGGTATGGGCTTCAACTCCATCCGACCAAGACCCGCTTCGTAGACTTCCGGTTCAAGCGCCCGGGTGGGCGTCACCCCGCGACGGCGGGGACCACATTCAACTTCCTTGGCTTCACCCATGTGTGGGGTCAATCGAGGAAGGGTAAGAATGTCGTCCGACAGATAACGGCGAAAGACCGTTACGCCCGCGCGCTGGCTTCCGTGACGGAATGGTGTCGGCTTAACCTGCATCGCCCGTTCCGGGCGCAGCACGCGCACCTGTCGCGGGTGATCCGGGGGCACTGCGCCTACTACGGCATCTCCGGCAACGGCCGACGGATCAGATGGTATCACCACCAGATCACGCGGATATGGAAGAAATGGCTCGCGCGGCGTGGCCGCCACAGCAATCTGCCGTGGTCGCGCTTCCGGGCCATGCTCGCGCGACACCCGCTGCCGACAGCCAAGATCGTCCACCAATATGCCGTCCCGTGA